The proteins below come from a single Rhinoraja longicauda isolate Sanriku21f chromosome 5, sRhiLon1.1, whole genome shotgun sequence genomic window:
- the nup43 gene encoding nucleoporin Nup43 — MYGRFVSRKISRVRWRPEPTYALQPPQFLATGSWDAEQNKVCLWEAYGIDNDEPEHIFVEDPELKCEINHNGDVMDLQFLDQERIVTASSTGSVTIFHHHTDAELQTLTVSRLWDGIHSHLNTSAPCTSLVCGYPDIVTVGEDGRINHLLADLAEPVRTIDNADSSSLNAITFLRTTEILTVNSIGQLKIWDFRQPGDKPLQIFSFTDERVPLHCVDRHPSQQHIVGTGGQDGTLCIWDIRQGSVPISVLDAHSAEMWEIHFHPSNPDHVFTCSEDGTLWHWNASVVNSEKPSYLQGNRNFILNNSKVDLNKSVSSAWVTSDITKGKVDAKNLLSDYTLSVNSLDVMGEHLVCGTDAEAIYITRHLQV; from the exons ATGTACGGCCGCTTCGTGTCGCGGAAGATCAGTCGCGTCCGATGGCGGCCGGAGCCAACATACGCGCTGCAGCCGCCCCAGTTTCTCGCCACCGGGTCCTGGGACGCCGAG CAGAACAAAGTGTGCCTCTGGGAGGCATATGGCATTGATAACGATGAACCAGAGCACATATTTGTGGAAGACCCTGAGCTCAAGTGTGAAATAAACCACAATGGCGATGTTATGGATTTACAG TTTCTAGACCAGGAGAGGATTGTCACAGCTTCGTCTACAGGAAGTGTGACTATATTCCACCATCATACCGACGCCGAG CTGCAGACTCTTACTGTTTCCCGGCTCTGGGACGGTATCCACTCTCATTTGAACACCAGCGCCCCCTGCACCAGCCTGGTTTGTGGTTATCCTGACATTGTTACCGTTGGGGAGGATGGACGAATCAATCATCTCCTAGCTGACTTAGCGGAACCGGTGCGGACCATAG ATAATGCTGACAGCAGTTCACTCAATGCAATTACGTTTCTGCGAACTACAGAGATTTTGACAGTTAATTCTATTGGGCAGTTGAAAATCTGGGACTTCAGACAACCAGGAGACAAACCTTTGCAGATATTTTCTTT CACAGATGAACGAGTGCCTCTGCACTGTGTAGACAGACATCCGAGCCAGCAGCATATAGTGGGGACGGGTGGCCAGGATGGGACACTATGTATCTGGGATATCAGGCAAGGAAGTGTTCCGATCTCCGTGTTGGATGCTCATTCTGCAGAAA tgtgggaaattCATTTTCACCCTTCCAACCCTGATCATGTCTTTACCTGCTCTGAGGATGGGACTTTGTGGCATTGGAATGCATCTGTTGTTAATTCTGAAAAACCTTCTTATCTTCAAG GTAACAGAAACTTCATTTTGAATAATTCCAAAGTTGACTTGAACAAGTCAGTGAGCAGTGCATGGGTCACCAGTGATATTACAAAAGGAAAAGTCGATGCCAAAAATCTGCTGTCAGATTACACTTTATCGGTCAATAGTTTGGACGTCATGGGAGAGCATTTAGTCTGTGGAACAGATGCAGAAGCTATTTACATTACCAGACATCTGCAAGTCTGA